Proteins encoded together in one Oncorhynchus mykiss isolate Arlee chromosome 7, USDA_OmykA_1.1, whole genome shotgun sequence window:
- the LOC110531742 gene encoding uncharacterized protein LOC110531742, whose product MAELQKQGETVESLLAQIPPELLEVITRMNESGVCDESILSQIPAELLEMINRMNESGGPDENLLSQIPEALITLINRLNESQTFSAPATPTEIDQPISPRSVESETPQDVFGELENCLIHLAGDGLDRRVRVVYRNKFNNTEIRQFFNFLWVNQNLDYALFYMMITDTLNDLLETARDYGEPRDVLQLELCGDSLHNTVSLILPNGEADLEQFTALLERLVQSNLAIIADRTLELVVQIIRQPQGGGGQRRKLDSLMQSEILSNKRAYLINVHNPDNKLCFAIGLAHLLNPGCTDLTALQKAREIQTGVGLGIHEGVAFSDIFKFENLLNIKIVVLYHSRANASLLKFQNTPQPHPQILYFYVQNEHYYAITNITAFLGTPYVCPSCHTGYTRKGGHSCRYNCSVCQDAECPMQPLNLTPCADCHRTCRSTYCYAKHKIETWHPKACKSVSICAINKKCPKCHCNYNLKIDSPKPHVCGIIHCPICKGPLKSRDAEVVQEVPHECYIQPLAEDEHSEKYVFYDFETNQQSGDHLPIFVSTMTFKGEKWSAEGSNCALLFLKHFRKPQYRNFTFIAHNARAYDSYLLLNPLIQQGVAPWVIAQGSKILCFVDPAFNQRYIDSLSFLPMRLAQMPEALGFENSVKGWFPHFFTSDENLHYVGAYPSPEMYGCDQMSPKERERFMTWYETVRHGTFDFHKEMESYCDNDVVILREGCLRFREEVIKDAGIDPWSCTTIASACMKTYRTHYLPPASIAIPSPDNYRRQFKSYSSGSIQWLEYMAQDKDIFIQHALNLGEKAFGSYHVDGYTQIDGVETAYEYNGCFFHGCKSCFVPQTLCVLTQKTFGEMYQEFQDKVDSLQATYGLKVVVLWEHEWTALKKSDPNVQAFLSSFETPEPLEPRQALYGGRTNALTLRYVAQPDETIGYVDFTSLYPHVMSSSCYPIGHPEIIHRDFDLPQNYFGLIKATVYPPRGLFIPVLPYRGPQGKLFFPLCRTCSENIQQTPCDHSDQERALTGVWVTVEFSKALEMGYRVAKIFEVWNFTKKSDTLFKEYIKTFLRCKQMASGYPASVTDQESKDRYIQDYHDREGILLDPDRIEVNKTKRNVSKLYLNSLWGKLAQRCNMLTTSIIKDPEEFLEFVFSDQYEISHFSFLSQDIALVQWRRNKKWVLPPGNVNVFLAAFTTAYGRLELYKLMEQLQRRVLYHDTDSVVYVSKPGDWIPPLSNYLGGLTSELAEGDHITEWSSCGPKSYAFRTKDNHVVLKAKGVTQNYENAPRVNLESITRLVEGFLNDRNSDLEILSSYKKIVRDKKGFHLRNAPLTKRFRVVYDKRRLLPDGTTLPYGY is encoded by the coding sequence ATGGCCGAACTACAGAAACAAGGTGAGACAGTTGAAAGCCTCTTAGCGCAGATCCCGCCAGAACTCTTAGAAGTTATTACACGTATGAACGAGTCTGGGGTGTGCGATGAAAGCATATTATCCCAGATTCCAGCCGAACTCCTAGAAATGATTAATCGCATGAACGAGTCAGGGGGGCCCGATGAAAACCTGTTATCACAGATTCCCGAAGCCCTCATAACCTTAATTAATCGTCTGAACGAGAGTCAGACATTTTCGGCCCCGGCAACCCCAACAGAGATAGACCAACCAATATCGCCCAGGTCCGTAGAGTCTGAAACGCCACAAGATGTTTTTGGGGAATTGGAAAATTGTCTAATACATCTGGCGGGAGATGGTCTTGATAGACGTGTCCGGGTTGTGTACCGGAATAAATTCAACAATACAGAGATTCGACAGTTTTTCAATTTCCTATGGGTGAATCAGAATCTTGACTATGCGTTGTTTTACATGATGATAACGGACACTCTGAACGATCTGTTAGAGACGGCTAGAGATTATGGCGAACCACGGGATGTTCTACAGTTGGAACTTTGTGGAGATAGCCTGCATAACACAGTATCTCTTATTTTACCCAATGGCGAAGCAGATCTTGAACAATTTACCGCGCTGCTAGAACGACTTGTTCAGTCAAATTTAGCCATCATAGCCGATCGAACCCTCGAGCTTGTAGTTCAAATAATACGTCAACCCCAGGGGGGTGGTGGGCAGAGAAGGAAGCTTGATAGCCTAATGCAATCGGAAATCCTAAGCAATAAAAGGGCCTACCTCATAAACGTTCACAATCCCGATAATAAGCTATGTTTTGCAATAGGCCTAGCGCATTTACTTAACCCAGGATGTACTGATCTGACGGCATTGCAAAAGGCTAGAGAGATCCAAACGGGGGTGGGTCTCGGTATACACGAGGGGGTTGCTTTTTCCGACATATTCAAATTTGAAAACCTTCTGAATATCAAGATTGTGGTTTTGTACCACAGTAGAGCTAATGCATCTCTCTTGAAGTTCCAAAACACCCCCCAACCGCACCCGCAGATTCTGTATTTTTATGTGCAAAACGAACATTACTACGCCATTACCAACATCACGGCGTTCCTCGGGACCCCCTATGTGTGTCCATCATGCCATACCGGCTACACCCGAAAGGGGGGGCACTCGTGCCGTTATAACTGTTCTGTATGTCAAGATGCAGAGTGCCCAATGCAACCCTTAAACTTGACACCCTGTGCTGATTGCCACCGCACATGTCGTTCGACCTACTGTTACGCTAAACACAAAATTGAAACATGGCACCCTAAGGCCTGTAAATCTGTAAGCATTTGTGCCATTAACAAGAAATGCCCAAAATGTCATTGCAATTACAACCTTAAAATAGATAGCCCTAAACCACATGTGTGTGGAATCATTCATTGTCCAATCTGTAAAGGGCCTTTGAAAAGCAGAGACGCTGAAGTGGTTCAAGAAGTGCCACACGAGTGTTATATTCAACCCTTGGCTGAAGATGAACATTCAGAGAAATATGTGTTCTATGATTTTGAGACAAATCAGCAATCGGGGGATCATTTGCCTATTTTTGTATCTACCATGACATTCAAGGGGGAAAAGTGGTCTGCAGAAGGATCCAATTGTGCACTACTCTttctaaaacattttagaaagccACAGTACAGAAACTTCACGTTTATAGCCCACAATGCTAGAGCCTACGATTCTTACCTGCTTCTGAATCCCTTGATACAGCAAGGCGTGGCACCCTGGGTCATAGCTCAAGGTAGTAAAATCTTGTGTTTTGTAGACCCAGCCTTCAACCAGAGATACATTGACAGTCTAAGCTTCTTACCCATGCGATTGGCTCAAATGCCAGAGGCCTTGGGTTTTGAAAACTCTGTGAAAGGTTGGTTCCCCCACTTCTTCACATCTGATGAGAATCTACATTATGTCGGAGCATATCCCAGCCCTGAAATGTACGGGTGTGATCAAATGTCTCCCAAAGAGCGTGAGAGATTCATGACGTGGTACGAGACAGTAAGACATGGCACCTTTGATTTCCATAAAGAGATGGAATCATACTGTGACAATGATGTGGTTATACTTCGTGAAGGATGCCTCAGATTCAGAGAAGAGGTAATCAAAGATGCAGGTATTGACCCCTGGAGTTGTACAACTATTGCATCGGCATGCATGAAAACCTATCGTACACACTATTTGCCGCCCGCTTCAATAGCCATTCCCTCGCCTGACAACTACCGACGCCAATTCAAGTCATACTCTAGTGGGTCCATTCAATGGTTAGAGTATATGGCCCAGGATAAAGACATTTTTATTCAACATGCTTTGAATCTAGGGGAGAAGGCATTTGGCTCTTACCATGTAGATGGCTACACACAGATTGACGGGGTTGAGACCGCGTATGAGTACAACGGTTGTTTCTTCCATGGTTGCAAATCTTGCTTTGTGCCCCAGACCCTGTGTGTCCTAACCCAAAAGACTTTTGGGGAAATGTACCAAGAGTTTCAAGACAAAGTTGATTCTTTACAGGCTACTTACGGTCTAAAAGTGGTTGTTTTGTGGGAGCACGAATGGACAGCCCTCAAAAAGTCTGATCCTAATGTTCAAGCCTTCCTTTCCAGCTTTGAAACCCCCGAGCCCCTGGAACCGCGCCAGGCCTTGTATGGCGGCCGTACCAATGCTTTGACATTGCGGTATGTAGCGCAACCCGACGAGACAATAGGCTATGTAGATTTTACATCCCTTTATCCTCATGTAATGAGTTCCTCATGCTATCCTATAGGGCATCCAGAAATTATTCATCGGGATTTTGACTTACCCCAAAACTATTTTGGTCTGATCAAAGCAACAGTCTACCCTCCTAGGGGTTTGTTTATACCTGTGTTGCCTTACAGGGGCCCTCAAGGAAAACTTTTCTTTCCCCTTTGTCGCACATGCAGTGAAAACATACAGCAAACCCCATGTGATCACTCAGATCAAGAAAGAGCCCTGACAGGGGTGTGGGTCACAGTTGAATTCTCTAAGGCTTTAGAGATGGGGTATCGTGTGGCCAAAATCTTTGAAGTATGGAACTTTACCAAGAAATCAGACACTCTTTTTAAAGAGTACATCAAAACCTTCTTGAGATGTAAGCAAATGGCTTCAGGCTATCCTGCATCGGTCACAGATCAAGAGAGTAAAGACAGGTACATTCAAGACTATCACGACAGAGAAGGCATCCTTCTTGACCCTGACAGAATAGAGGTCAACAAAACCAAACGAAATGTGTCGAAATTGTACTTAAACTCGCTTTGGGGCAAATTAGCGCAGAGGTGTAACATGCTAACAACGTCGATTATTAAAGACCCGGAAGAATTTTTGGAATTTGTTTTTTCGGACCAATACGAAATTTCACATTTTTCATTCTTGAGTCAAGACATTGCCTTGGTGCAATGGCGACGTAACAAGAAGTGGGTTCTACCTCCGGgtaatgtaaatgtgtttctTGCAGCATTTACCACGGCCTATGGCCGACTTGAACTGTACAAGCTCATGGAGCAGCTTCAGAGGCGGGTTCTTTACCACGACACAGACTCTGTGGTCTATGTAAGCAAACCGGGGGATTGGATCCCCCCACTCAGCAACTATCTGGGTGGCTTAACGAGTGAACTCGCAGAGGGTGACCATATCACCGAATGGTCCTCCTGTGGTCCTAAAAGCTATGCTTTTAGAACTAAGGACAATCACGTGGTTTTGAAAGCCAAAGGCGtgactcaaaactatgaaaatgccCCGCGTGTAAACTTGGAATCAATCACACGCTTGGTCGAGGGGTTCCTAAATGACAGGAATAGTGACTTGGAGATTTTGAGCTCCTACAAAAAGATTGTTAGAGATAAAAAGGGCTTCCATCTGAGGAATGCCCCACTCACTAAAAGATTCAGGGTTGTCTATGACAAGAGACGGCTTTTGCCTGACGGGACCACATTGCCCTATGGCTACTGA